The Doryrhamphus excisus isolate RoL2022-K1 chromosome 1, RoL_Dexc_1.0, whole genome shotgun sequence genome includes a window with the following:
- the pvalb7 gene encoding parvalbumin-7 yields the protein MCADRMVMTDLLKAEEIKKALDAFAAVTFDPKKFFDLVGMTAMSAESVKQVFRVLDVDGSGFIEEEELKFVLKGFSEDGRDLTDDETRAFLKAADKDGDGKIGIDEFEAMVHE from the exons CTGACAGGATGGTGATGACGGACCTGTTGAAAGCGGAGGAGATCAAGAAAGCTCTTGATGCCTTCGCAG CAGTGACGTTCGACCCTAAAAAGTTCTTTGACTTGGTGGGAATGACGGCTATGTCAGCCGAGAGCGTCAAGCAGGTCTTTCGAGTCCTGGATGTGGACGGAAGTGGATtcatagaagaagaagaactcaA GTTCGTCTTAAAGGGATTCTCTGAGGATGGCAGAGACTTGACAGACGATGAGACAAGAGCGTTTCTCAAAGCAGCCGACAAAGATGGCGATGGCAAGATCGGGATTGATG AGTTTGAAGCGATGGTGCATGAATAG